From a single Oxalobacter vibrioformis genomic region:
- a CDS encoding DNA-3-methyladenine glycosylase family protein, with protein sequence MSKARKSGELEQMPPYWKEAVQELAKRDRIMRKLIVAAGESYPMKRGDPFKTLTRSIIGQQISVKAAESIWLRCKEICPVCTPANVIKTGGENFLKCGLSKRKTEYVMDLAGHFRKKTVYPEKWTDMNDEEVIADLTRIRGIGRWTAEMFLIFNLHRPNVLPLDDVGLIKGISMTYFSGEPVTRMEVRELAANWHPWCTVATWYLWRSLTAVPVEY encoded by the coding sequence ATGAGCAAGGCGCGAAAGTCCGGCGAACTGGAACAGATGCCGCCTTACTGGAAAGAAGCCGTACAGGAACTGGCAAAGCGCGACCGTATCATGCGAAAGCTCATTGTCGCTGCAGGTGAGAGCTATCCCATGAAGCGGGGTGATCCGTTCAAGACGCTTACGCGTTCCATCATCGGGCAGCAGATATCTGTCAAGGCAGCTGAATCCATCTGGTTGCGTTGCAAGGAAATCTGTCCGGTCTGCACGCCTGCCAATGTCATCAAAACAGGCGGCGAGAATTTTCTGAAGTGCGGGCTGTCAAAACGCAAGACGGAATACGTTATGGATCTGGCCGGGCATTTCAGGAAAAAAACCGTGTATCCGGAAAAATGGACGGACATGAATGATGAAGAAGTCATTGCTGATTTGACCCGGATTCGCGGTATTGGCCGCTGGACTGCGGAGATGTTCCTGATTTTCAATCTGCATCGCCCCAACGTCCTGCCGCTGGATGATGTCGGCCTGATCAAGGGTATCAGCATGACTTATTTTTCCGGTGAGCCGGTCACTCGCATGGAGGTGCGCGAACTGGCCGCAAACTGGCACCCCTGGTGCACCGTGGCAACCTGGTACCTGTGGCGCAGCCTGACGGCAGTTCCGGTAGAATACTAG
- the cysS gene encoding cysteine--tRNA ligase: MNELQIYNSLTRNVEVFKPIEPGKVRMYVCGMTVYDFCHIGHARMMLAFDIVYRWLREAGYDVTYVRNITDIDDKIIVRAAENQETMLDLTTRFIRFMHEDIAALGILPPDHEPRATDYVPQMLAIIDRLEKNGLAYRTEEGDVNYSVRDFKDYGRLSNRSLDDLRAGERVDVNLGKRDPLDFVLWKASKADEPHEAKWDSPWGQGRPGWHIECSAMSCQLLGEHFDIHGGGADLQFPHHENEIAQSEGATGHKFVNYWMHNGFVRVDDEKMSKSLGNFFTIREVLQQYDAEVLRFFIIRTHYRSPLNYSDTHLDDARAGLMRLYTALKDMPVEAAVVNWNEDHARRFRQAMNDDFNTPVAVAVLFDLANEVNRSGSVDLARQLRALAGTLGILQRDSREFLQGDDDDIDVKRIQSLIDARTAAKGAKNFAEADRIRNELLSEGIVLEDRPGGVTEWRRA; the protein is encoded by the coding sequence ATGAATGAGTTACAGATTTACAATTCCCTGACACGAAATGTAGAGGTTTTCAAGCCGATCGAACCCGGCAAGGTGCGCATGTATGTGTGCGGCATGACGGTTTACGATTTCTGTCACATCGGTCATGCGCGGATGATGCTGGCGTTTGATATTGTCTACCGCTGGCTCAGGGAAGCCGGATACGACGTGACGTATGTGCGCAATATCACGGATATTGATGACAAGATTATTGTCCGGGCAGCAGAAAATCAGGAAACCATGCTGGACCTGACAACCCGTTTTATCCGTTTCATGCACGAGGATATCGCCGCCCTGGGTATTTTGCCGCCGGACCATGAACCGCGTGCAACAGACTATGTGCCCCAGATGCTGGCCATCATTGACAGGCTGGAAAAAAACGGGCTGGCCTATCGCACCGAAGAAGGCGACGTCAATTATTCGGTTCGTGATTTCAAGGATTATGGCAGGCTGTCGAATCGTTCGCTGGATGATCTGCGCGCGGGTGAACGGGTTGACGTGAATCTGGGTAAACGTGATCCGCTGGATTTTGTCCTGTGGAAGGCGTCCAAGGCAGATGAGCCGCATGAGGCGAAATGGGATTCCCCATGGGGGCAGGGCCGTCCGGGCTGGCATATCGAATGTTCTGCCATGTCGTGCCAGCTCCTGGGCGAGCACTTTGATATTCATGGCGGGGGCGCCGACCTGCAGTTTCCACATCATGAAAACGAGATTGCCCAGTCCGAGGGGGCAACCGGACATAAATTTGTCAATTACTGGATGCACAATGGGTTTGTCCGGGTGGATGATGAAAAGATGTCCAAGTCACTCGGCAATTTCTTCACCATTCGTGAAGTCCTGCAACAGTATGATGCGGAGGTGTTGCGCTTTTTTATCATCCGCACGCATTACCGCAGTCCGCTGAACTATTCGGATACCCATCTGGATGATGCCAGGGCAGGACTGATGCGCCTTTATACGGCCTTGAAAGACATGCCGGTGGAAGCTGCGGTCGTCAACTGGAATGAAGACCATGCACGCCGTTTCCGGCAGGCGATGAATGATGATTTCAATACACCGGTTGCCGTTGCCGTGCTGTTTGATCTGGCCAATGAAGTCAACCGGTCCGGGTCAGTCGATCTGGCGCGGCAATTGAGGGCACTGGCAGGGACGCTTGGCATCCTGCAGCGTGACTCGCGCGAATTCCTTCAGGGCGATGACGATGATATTGATGTAAAACGCATCCAGTCGCTGATTGATGCCAGGACGGCGGCAAAAGGCGCGAAAAATTTTGCCGAGGCTGACCGGATCAGAAATGAGCTGCTCTCCGAAGGGATTGTGCTGGAAGACAGACCGGGTGGTGTGACCGAGTGGCGGCGCGCATGA